A single window of Acidimicrobiales bacterium DNA harbors:
- a CDS encoding penicillin-binding protein, which yields MSSRSFVRGDGYLRLEVRVLTRLGLILSAIAAGGFVLAAMVTFSLPAVGAFLAAGEGKQSPLEMRPLATRSLVLAADGSVLASLHGEENRAPVPLERIPREIVDAVVAVEDENFFEHPGVDLKATLRALVKNVQAGGVRQGGSTITMQLVKNALLDPRREVDRKLKEVVLALRIESELSKEEILERYLNTVYFGGGAYGVQAAAEIYWQKPVEELSWPEAAMLAGLIRNPTGYDPTLYPERARERRRQVLDRLVEVGLISREQAERYDEAPLPREKKQVLPQPDDYFVAEVVARLLRDRRLGDTYQEREDAVFRGGLVIETTLNPTAQRMAEEAIAEVLPPEHDPFTVALVAVEPSTGAVRAMVGGPGFDRYKYNIATHRPGRQTGSAFKAFVVAAAMENGLVPGDRVDGGGRFPNPGGEPDPYEIEGPGGSIEKVTAESSNGAFVRLGQIVGLDRVVDVARRLGVTAHLDPSVISMPLGVFEVTPLEMASAFAAFAAEGIRNPPYFVQRVSVRRLDDEGNEVTEVLFEREPSGTRALSRQTACLTTQVLREVVEAGTGTRARIGRQPAAGKTGTTQDFADAWFVGYTPRLSTAVWMGAPNERIPMRNVGGVRAFGGTFPAAIWGAFNRRYHEGLPVEDFPDCEVTRSPRYVRIGSISRLDGDAGGDYTTRSSRTRSRTSRDDDEEPVTRRTSPAEPATTSTSVATSRDTTPSTTAVPPTTAETAP from the coding sequence GTGAGCTCGCGGTCTTTTGTGCGCGGCGACGGCTATCTTCGCTTGGAAGTGCGTGTACTGACTCGCCTGGGGCTGATCCTGTCCGCGATCGCGGCCGGTGGCTTCGTGCTGGCCGCGATGGTGACGTTCTCGCTCCCGGCCGTGGGTGCGTTCCTCGCGGCAGGGGAGGGAAAGCAGTCGCCCCTGGAGATGAGGCCGTTGGCGACCCGATCCCTCGTTCTCGCGGCCGACGGTTCCGTTCTGGCGAGCCTGCACGGGGAAGAGAACCGGGCTCCCGTGCCGCTGGAAAGGATCCCGCGGGAGATCGTCGACGCGGTCGTCGCGGTGGAGGACGAGAACTTCTTCGAACACCCCGGCGTGGATTTGAAGGCCACCCTGCGCGCTCTCGTCAAGAACGTCCAAGCCGGTGGAGTGAGGCAGGGTGGGTCGACGATCACCATGCAACTCGTCAAGAACGCGTTGCTCGATCCCCGTCGCGAGGTGGACCGGAAGCTGAAGGAAGTGGTGCTGGCCCTGCGGATCGAGTCGGAACTGTCTAAGGAGGAGATTCTCGAGCGTTATCTCAACACCGTGTACTTCGGTGGGGGTGCTTATGGGGTTCAGGCTGCAGCCGAGATCTACTGGCAGAAACCGGTGGAGGAGCTCTCTTGGCCGGAAGCGGCGATGCTGGCCGGTCTGATCCGCAACCCCACCGGCTACGACCCGACGCTTTATCCCGAACGTGCACGCGAGCGCAGACGGCAGGTACTCGATCGGCTGGTGGAGGTCGGGCTCATCTCACGCGAACAAGCAGAGCGGTATGACGAGGCGCCCCTTCCGAGGGAGAAGAAGCAAGTGCTCCCACAGCCCGACGACTACTTCGTGGCCGAAGTGGTGGCCCGTCTGCTGCGGGACCGACGTCTCGGCGACACCTATCAGGAAAGGGAGGACGCGGTCTTCAGAGGCGGCTTGGTCATCGAGACGACTCTGAACCCGACTGCCCAGAGGATGGCCGAGGAGGCGATCGCAGAGGTCCTGCCGCCGGAGCACGATCCCTTCACGGTGGCGTTGGTTGCCGTCGAGCCATCCACAGGTGCCGTCAGGGCGATGGTGGGTGGTCCTGGGTTCGACCGCTACAAGTACAACATCGCCACCCATCGGCCCGGTAGGCAGACCGGATCGGCGTTCAAGGCCTTCGTGGTGGCGGCCGCAATGGAGAACGGCCTGGTTCCCGGCGACCGAGTGGACGGAGGTGGGCGGTTCCCGAACCCCGGAGGCGAGCCGGACCCCTACGAGATCGAGGGTCCCGGTGGCAGCATCGAGAAGGTCACCGCGGAGTCGTCGAACGGTGCCTTCGTAAGACTCGGACAGATCGTGGGGCTCGACCGCGTGGTGGACGTGGCCAGGCGTCTCGGGGTGACCGCGCACCTCGACCCGTCCGTCATCTCCATGCCACTGGGCGTCTTCGAGGTGACCCCGCTCGAGATGGCGTCAGCCTTCGCCGCCTTCGCCGCGGAGGGGATCCGGAACCCGCCGTACTTCGTGCAACGTGTGTCGGTGCGTCGGCTGGACGACGAAGGCAACGAGGTCACCGAGGTCCTCTTCGAGCGTGAGCCGTCCGGCACCAGGGCACTGTCGCGCCAGACCGCTTGTCTGACGACGCAGGTTCTGAGAGAAGTCGTCGAAGCAGGAACGGGCACGAGGGCGCGGATCGGACGCCAACCGGCAGCAGGTAAGACCGGCACCACCCAAGACTTCGCGGACGCGTGGTTCGTCGGCTACACGCCCCGGCTCTCCACCGCCGTCTGGATGGGCGCCCCGAACGAGAGGATCCCGATGAGGAACGTCGGAGGCGTGCGAGCGTTCGGGGGTACCTTTCCCGCTGCCATCTGGGGAGCCTTCAATCGCAGATACCACGAGGGGCTGCCCGTCGAGGACTTCCCAGACTGCGAAGTGACGCGCTCACCTCGGTACGTGAGGATCGGTTCCATCTCCCGCTTGGACGGCGACGCAGGAGGCGACTACACGACTCGGTCGAGCAGAACCCGGAGTCGGACCAGCCGAGATGACGACGAAGAACCCGTCACGAGGAGGACCTCGCCCGCAGAGCCCGCGACGACTTCGACGAGTGTGGCCACCTCACGTGATACCACACCCTCGACGACTGCCGTGCCGCCGACGACAGCGGAGACCGCACCGTGA